A window of the Nitrosococcus wardiae genome harbors these coding sequences:
- the rfbA gene encoding glucose-1-phosphate thymidylyltransferase RfbA: protein MRKGIILAGGSGTRLYPVTQPVCKQLLPVYDKPMIYYPLSVLMLAGIRQILVISTPQDLPRIEHLLGDGSQWGLSFSYRVQPRPEGIAQAFILAKDFIRGEPCALILGDNIFHGDDLSLLLQGAAERDSGATVFAYPVHDPERYGVVEFEDGHKVLSIEEKPAVPKSRYAVTGLYFYNEQVVEIAESLNPSTRGELEITDVNRHYLKQGQLFVEVMSRGMAWLDTGTHDSLLDAALFIHTIEKRQGLKIACPEEIAYRMGYICDSELERLAGPLQKSGYGDYLLNLLREKVY from the coding sequence CTTGCTGGGGGGTCAGGGACCCGGTTATATCCCGTCACGCAGCCGGTTTGTAAGCAACTGCTACCTGTCTATGACAAGCCAATGATCTACTATCCCCTCTCGGTATTAATGCTAGCGGGTATCCGGCAGATTTTGGTGATTTCCACCCCCCAGGATTTGCCTCGTATCGAACACTTATTGGGGGATGGTTCCCAATGGGGATTGAGTTTTTCCTATCGGGTGCAGCCTCGGCCCGAGGGAATTGCACAAGCTTTTATCCTTGCCAAAGACTTCATTAGGGGGGAGCCTTGTGCCTTGATACTTGGAGACAATATTTTCCATGGGGACGATCTTTCTTTACTGCTTCAAGGGGCCGCCGAGCGGGATTCGGGAGCCACAGTATTTGCTTATCCTGTTCATGATCCAGAGCGCTACGGGGTTGTCGAATTTGAAGATGGCCATAAGGTTTTGAGCATTGAGGAAAAACCTGCCGTACCCAAATCTCGTTATGCGGTGACAGGGCTGTATTTTTATAATGAGCAAGTGGTGGAAATAGCAGAATCCCTGAATCCCTCAACCCGGGGAGAACTGGAGATCACGGATGTTAATCGACATTACTTAAAACAAGGGCAACTATTTGTGGAAGTGATGAGCCGGGGGATGGCTTGGCTTGATACCGGTACCCATGACTCCCTGTTAGATGCCGCTTTATTCATCCATACCATTGAAAAACGCCAAGGGCTGAAGATTGCTTGTCCCGAAGAGATTGCCTATCGAATGGGCTATATCTGCGATTCAGAGTTAGAGCGCTTGGCCGGACCGCTGCAAAAAAGCGGTTATGGTGACTATTTGTTGAATTTATTGCGTGAAAAAGTTTATTAA
- the rfbC gene encoding dTDP-4-dehydrorhamnose 3,5-epimerase — MKAKPTKLPEVLLLEPRVFGDKRGFFFESYNKIAFAAATDIQAEFVQDNHSCSARHVLRGLHYQIRQPQGKLVRVVAGEVFDVAVDLRRSSPSLGQWVGCHLSAENKCQLWVPEGFAHGFLVLSECAEFLYKTTDYYAPEYERCIRWDDPDLAIDWPLEGAPLVSLKDQAGVAFKEAELF; from the coding sequence ATGAAAGCTAAGCCAACTAAGCTCCCCGAGGTTTTACTCCTTGAACCCCGTGTCTTTGGTGACAAGCGGGGCTTTTTCTTTGAAAGCTATAACAAGATAGCTTTTGCGGCAGCTACCGATATTCAGGCCGAGTTTGTACAAGACAATCATTCTTGCTCGGCAAGGCACGTCCTACGAGGTTTACACTACCAGATTCGGCAGCCCCAAGGTAAATTAGTTCGGGTCGTCGCGGGTGAAGTCTTTGATGTGGCCGTTGATCTACGGCGCAGTTCTCCTAGTTTGGGTCAGTGGGTTGGTTGCCACCTCTCGGCGGAAAATAAGTGCCAGCTCTGGGTTCCGGAAGGGTTTGCCCACGGTTTTTTGGTATTAAGTGAGTGTGCGGAGTTCTTATATAAGACTACGGACTACTATGCCCCGGAGTACGAGCGTTGCATTCGCTGGGACGATCCGGATCTGGCCATAGACTGGCCTTTGGAGGGGGCTCCGTTGGTGTCCCTCAAGGATCAAGCCGGTGTTGCTTTTAAAGAGGCGGAGCTGTTCTGA
- the rfbD gene encoding dTDP-4-dehydrorhamnose reductase, whose protein sequence is MNNTRKRILLLGANGQVGWELQRTLASLGEVIALGRDRLDLAQVENIGSCLADIQPALIVNAAAYTAVDKAEEEPEQAMAINGDAPGVLAETARQQGAALIHYSTDYVFDGESASPYRETDTPRPLNVYGQTKLAGEEAIAAVGGAYLILRTSWVYGLRGRNFLLTMQRLAQERERLKVVDDQWGTPTWSRLIAEGTAQIIAQSRGQMQDYIRQQAGTYHLSCGGKTTWYGFARIILDRLAQRTTPVARLEAIPTSGYPTPAPRPAFSSLDNTHVQDTFGIQLPDWKEALGLALSD, encoded by the coding sequence ATGAACAATACCCGGAAGCGGATACTTTTACTTGGTGCGAACGGCCAGGTAGGTTGGGAACTGCAGCGGACATTGGCTTCCTTAGGGGAGGTGATTGCTTTGGGGCGAGATCGTCTCGATCTGGCCCAAGTAGAGAATATTGGCTCTTGCCTTGCCGATATTCAGCCGGCCTTAATTGTCAATGCAGCGGCTTATACTGCCGTGGACAAGGCAGAAGAGGAACCGGAACAGGCCATGGCCATCAATGGCGATGCCCCTGGAGTTCTGGCTGAAACAGCGCGCCAACAGGGTGCGGCGCTTATCCATTATTCCACCGACTATGTCTTTGATGGGGAAAGCGCTTCCCCTTATCGGGAGACGGATACTCCCCGGCCCCTTAATGTATATGGCCAAACCAAATTGGCGGGGGAGGAGGCCATCGCCGCAGTGGGTGGAGCCTATTTGATCTTGCGAACCAGCTGGGTCTATGGGTTAAGGGGCCGCAATTTCCTATTGACCATGCAGCGACTTGCCCAGGAGAGAGAACGCCTCAAAGTAGTGGATGACCAATGGGGCACCCCCACCTGGAGCCGTTTGATAGCAGAAGGAACGGCCCAAATTATTGCCCAGTCCCGAGGTCAGATGCAGGACTATATTCGCCAACAGGCAGGTACTTACCACCTGAGTTGTGGGGGAAAAACCACCTGGTATGGTTTTGCGCGGATCATTTTGGATCGGTTAGCGCAAAGGACCACGCCGGTGGCGAGGCTGGAGGCTATTCCGACTTCAGGTTATCCCACCCCAGCCCCGCGCCCTGCCTTCTCTAGTTTAGACAATACCCATGTTCAGGACACCTTTGGGATTCAGTTGCCCGATTGGAAGGAGGCGCTAGGGCTTGCGCTCTCAGATTGA
- the asnB gene encoding asparagine synthase (glutamine-hydrolyzing) — MCGIAGYIHLNPSHPIDPQTLVAMAAIQHHRGPDGFGYKVLNNQGIGFSHARLSIIDLEENRGQQPFASEDGRLLLTTNGEFYDYKRIRADLTSRGARFRTKSDSELVLHLYPRLGLQGMLPHLRGEFAFALYDQERDRLMLVRDRFGIKPLYWTQVNGTLVFGSELKALFAHPEVPRRFSPEGLFHQLMQTMVPGSTAFENIHQVKPGHVVIVERKQGNFQVWEEKYWDLDFPRLSDHPDSLPEEHYIEGVRAKLTEAVQLRLEADVPVGCYLSGGIDSCIALGLSAAIQQSPVKAFTIGFDDADYDETPIAQEMARSTGADQDIIRLRADHLYDHFAETLWHTERTIYNTLGVAKLLMSRHVHQAQYKVVVTGEGSDELFGGYPAFRRDMFLHGLDILSPQERAQWEQGLAQSNQLFRGAMLAESETQDSALNALIGFTPSCLQPWLHAAEHVPALLSAPFREQLENYKPGQAIAENLDADMLADRHPLDKAQYVWVKTMLEGQILTWGGDRVDMANSMEARPPFLDHHLAELATQLPPAMRIKGQKEKYVLREAMRGLLPKVLYEREKFAFMAPPAHTDPQKWAAVNQLAQKYLTEEAIAQAGLLDVQGVNTLFELHEAEATPISTKVRLDAVINHLLGVQILHQHFIATDIPALARQRAQELGWVA; from the coding sequence ATGTGTGGTATTGCCGGTTACATACACCTCAACCCCTCCCATCCTATCGATCCCCAAACTCTAGTGGCCATGGCCGCCATTCAGCATCATCGCGGCCCGGACGGCTTTGGCTACAAAGTCCTCAATAACCAAGGGATCGGCTTCAGTCATGCTCGCCTCTCCATTATCGATCTGGAAGAGAACCGAGGCCAACAACCTTTTGCTTCTGAGGACGGTCGGTTGCTGCTCACCACCAATGGGGAATTTTATGATTACAAGCGAATCCGGGCCGATCTCACCTCCCGCGGTGCCCGCTTTCGAACCAAGAGTGATTCCGAGTTGGTACTCCATCTCTACCCCCGGCTAGGGCTACAGGGCATGTTACCCCACTTGCGGGGAGAGTTTGCCTTTGCCCTCTACGATCAAGAAAGGGACCGGCTAATGCTCGTGCGGGACCGTTTTGGTATCAAACCCCTCTATTGGACCCAAGTGAACGGCACCCTGGTGTTTGGTTCCGAACTCAAGGCCCTCTTTGCCCATCCTGAAGTTCCACGCCGCTTCAGCCCTGAAGGCCTCTTTCATCAATTGATGCAAACCATGGTACCCGGCAGTACCGCCTTCGAGAATATTCATCAAGTCAAACCCGGTCATGTGGTCATTGTGGAGCGCAAACAGGGGAATTTCCAGGTTTGGGAAGAGAAATACTGGGATCTTGATTTTCCCCGGCTATCGGATCACCCCGACTCCCTCCCGGAAGAGCACTATATTGAAGGAGTCCGGGCAAAGCTTACCGAGGCCGTGCAACTTCGACTGGAAGCAGACGTGCCGGTAGGGTGCTATCTCTCCGGAGGCATTGACTCCTGCATCGCCCTAGGTCTCTCGGCTGCCATCCAGCAGTCACCCGTCAAAGCTTTCACCATCGGTTTTGATGATGCGGATTATGATGAAACGCCCATCGCCCAGGAAATGGCGCGCTCAACAGGGGCTGATCAAGACATTATCCGGCTGCGGGCCGATCACCTTTATGACCACTTTGCCGAAACTCTCTGGCATACCGAGCGAACTATCTACAACACCCTCGGGGTTGCCAAACTGCTAATGAGCCGCCATGTCCACCAAGCCCAATATAAAGTGGTCGTCACCGGTGAAGGCTCGGACGAACTATTTGGGGGCTATCCCGCCTTCCGCCGAGATATGTTCCTCCACGGACTTGATATCCTCTCCCCCCAGGAACGAGCCCAATGGGAACAGGGCCTAGCCCAGAGCAACCAACTGTTCCGGGGGGCGATGCTGGCCGAGAGCGAAACCCAAGACTCGGCCCTGAACGCCTTGATAGGTTTTACCCCTAGCTGCCTCCAGCCTTGGCTCCATGCGGCTGAACATGTCCCCGCCTTGCTGAGCGCTCCGTTCCGGGAGCAACTAGAAAACTATAAACCGGGACAAGCTATCGCGGAGAATCTGGACGCAGATATGCTGGCTGACCGTCATCCTTTGGACAAGGCCCAGTATGTTTGGGTCAAAACCATGCTCGAGGGGCAGATCCTCACCTGGGGGGGAGACCGGGTGGATATGGCCAACTCCATGGAAGCTCGCCCCCCCTTCCTAGACCACCATCTGGCCGAACTCGCTACCCAACTGCCCCCCGCTATGCGGATTAAAGGACAGAAGGAAAAGTATGTCTTGCGGGAGGCCATGCGAGGGTTACTACCTAAGGTACTTTATGAACGAGAAAAATTTGCTTTCATGGCGCCACCTGCCCATACGGATCCCCAAAAGTGGGCAGCCGTGAACCAATTGGCTCAAAAATATCTTACCGAGGAGGCCATCGCCCAGGCTGGATTATTAGATGTTCAAGGGGTTAACACCCTGTTTGAATTACATGAGGCCGAAGCAACGCCAATATCCACTAAAGTGCGGCTAGATGCAGTCATCAATCACCTCCTGGGAGTGCAAATCCTGCATCAGCATTTTATTGCTACGGATATCCCGGCGCTGGCGCGACAACGGGCTCAAGAATTAGGTTGGGTCGCTTAA
- a CDS encoding aspartate/ornithine carbamoyltransferase family protein, with amino-acid sequence MVKKFNPLLKEPLQPKDDTAGIERPLALMEQIPENPAPLVDLANRPVLSARQFDREKVIQLSRLAALYETTPTRMQLPLTGKILINAFYEPSTRTRLSFESAWHRLGGDVMSITDPATTGIAKGETLADVAEMFNNYGDLVVLRDGSEEAVYKMLESLRIPIINAGNGIDEHPTQGLADLYTLFKWRPELIASKVPAQAQIRVGIVGVPSCMRTVRSLLLFLALFAPAIKEVVVICHQEEAFAKDQREELELSGLTLRIARHLNPELPILDVVYINSIAWVGDSFEKLGKGLRLCRSSPLKPGAIILHPLARGEELSTDLDNTEHNWYFAQARGAVFMRMALLTSLVQRIDQVMDTPGQS; translated from the coding sequence ATGGTGAAGAAATTCAACCCATTATTAAAGGAGCCTTTACAGCCCAAGGACGATACGGCCGGCATTGAACGGCCCTTGGCCCTCATGGAGCAGATTCCAGAAAATCCGGCGCCTTTGGTGGATCTGGCTAACCGTCCTGTGCTCAGCGCCCGCCAATTCGACCGGGAGAAGGTCATTCAACTCAGCCGTCTAGCGGCCCTTTACGAAACCACCCCCACCCGGATGCAATTGCCTCTCACCGGTAAGATCCTCATCAATGCCTTTTATGAACCCAGCACCCGTACCCGGCTTTCATTTGAGAGTGCCTGGCATCGACTAGGCGGCGATGTAATGTCCATTACCGACCCGGCCACTACGGGTATCGCCAAGGGGGAAACCCTAGCCGACGTGGCCGAGATGTTCAATAACTACGGGGATTTAGTCGTGCTACGGGATGGCAGCGAGGAGGCCGTCTACAAGATGCTGGAGTCCTTGCGTATTCCTATTATCAATGCGGGGAACGGCATCGATGAGCACCCTACCCAGGGCCTAGCCGACCTGTATACCTTGTTCAAGTGGCGACCTGAGTTGATAGCCTCGAAGGTCCCTGCCCAGGCCCAGATAAGGGTGGGCATCGTAGGGGTCCCCAGTTGCATGCGCACGGTGCGCAGTCTGCTGTTATTCCTAGCCTTATTTGCACCAGCGATAAAAGAAGTGGTGGTGATCTGCCATCAGGAAGAAGCATTTGCAAAAGATCAGCGGGAGGAGCTCGAGCTTTCCGGTCTTACCCTCCGGATAGCCCGTCATCTCAATCCCGAACTCCCCATCTTAGACGTGGTATATATCAATTCTATCGCTTGGGTGGGGGACAGCTTTGAAAAGCTTGGAAAAGGCTTAAGGCTTTGCCGGTCTTCTCCCCTAAAACCCGGGGCGATTATTCTCCATCCCTTAGCCCGGGGAGAGGAATTGTCCACTGATTTGGACAATACGGAGCATAATTGGTACTTTGCTCAGGCCCGGGGGGCCGTATTTATGCGTATGGCTTTACTGACTTCCCTGGTGCAACGTATCGATCAGGTGATGGATACCCCAGGGCAAAGCTAA
- a CDS encoding sodium:solute symporter family protein, with protein sequence MNSINSAILEPRLGWITLAILSVIWVWLGWFWGRNAKALDEYVLAGRRVGLALGTATAMATWVTSNTTMAAPQLAFQMGIWGMLGYSLGAVGLLMFAPLAKRIRTLMPNGYTSGDFIRLRYGKTAWRLFLLISLFYGLGWLVSMGMAGGILINALTGIPYHYGMTIILTICVSYTLLGGFRAVIGTDFIQSLLILSGLVVIAWLAIDNVGFDRIHAAVIEERPQLLNLLMPAALMFLFNNLLFGIGEVFHSNVWWSRAFSFREGVGFKAYFTAGILWMPIPVVAGFIALAVPALDLNIPAADMVGPMVAGELLGVTGAVLVLIMVFSALSSSLDSLLAATSILVVEDLYRRHLRPHATGQQLRRVTVITIIGLGILTWLLCVPRLATLAELLYFTGAFVASTIWPIAAGLYWRRTNPMGAVAAMALGSIAGLSSYFAIGFYVAALVGAFVSMVIVLLSTWLWPRDFNWDRLQEAHPQEETPC encoded by the coding sequence ATGAATTCGATTAACAGCGCTATCCTAGAGCCTCGTTTGGGCTGGATCACTTTAGCCATTCTCAGCGTGATTTGGGTCTGGCTTGGCTGGTTCTGGGGCCGCAACGCCAAAGCCCTAGACGAATATGTGCTGGCCGGGCGCAGGGTAGGACTCGCCCTAGGTACTGCCACCGCCATGGCCACCTGGGTGACCAGCAATACCACCATGGCCGCCCCCCAGCTGGCCTTCCAGATGGGCATTTGGGGAATGCTGGGCTATTCCCTGGGAGCGGTGGGGCTGCTCATGTTTGCCCCGCTTGCCAAGCGGATCCGCACACTCATGCCCAATGGCTACACGAGCGGTGATTTTATCCGCTTGCGCTACGGAAAAACGGCCTGGCGGTTGTTTCTCCTTATCTCCCTGTTTTACGGCCTCGGCTGGCTAGTGAGCATGGGAATGGCGGGAGGTATCCTCATCAATGCTCTAACGGGTATCCCCTATCACTATGGCATGACCATTATTTTAACTATCTGTGTTAGCTACACCCTGTTGGGAGGCTTTCGCGCCGTCATCGGCACCGATTTTATCCAGTCGCTGCTGATTTTATCGGGACTGGTGGTTATCGCCTGGCTCGCCATCGATAACGTAGGTTTTGACCGCATCCATGCCGCAGTCATTGAAGAACGCCCCCAACTGCTTAATCTTCTGATGCCCGCCGCCCTCATGTTTCTTTTTAATAATCTATTATTTGGGATAGGTGAAGTTTTCCACTCTAACGTGTGGTGGAGCCGCGCTTTTTCCTTTCGAGAAGGAGTAGGATTTAAGGCCTATTTCACTGCCGGCATCCTATGGATGCCGATCCCGGTCGTGGCTGGTTTTATTGCCCTAGCGGTTCCCGCCCTGGATCTCAATATACCGGCAGCAGACATGGTTGGCCCCATGGTTGCCGGAGAATTGCTGGGTGTCACTGGCGCAGTTCTGGTACTGATTATGGTGTTCTCAGCCCTTTCATCAAGCTTAGATTCTTTATTGGCAGCGACCAGCATCTTGGTGGTGGAAGACCTCTACCGGCGCCACTTACGCCCTCATGCCACCGGTCAGCAACTCCGCCGAGTGACGGTGATCACCATAATCGGTCTTGGGATATTGACTTGGCTGCTATGCGTCCCCCGACTGGCTACACTCGCTGAATTGCTCTATTTCACCGGCGCGTTCGTGGCCAGCACCATCTGGCCCATTGCCGCAGGGCTCTATTGGCGCCGCACCAATCCCATGGGAGCAGTCGCAGCTATGGCCCTCGGTAGCATTGCCGGTCTCTCCAGTTATTTTGCCATCGGGTTTTATGTGGCTGCCCTGGTAGGGGCCTTCGTGTCCATGGTTATCGTGCTCTTAAGCACCTGGCTTTGGCCCAGAGATTTTAACTGGGATAGATTACAAGAAGCTCATCCGCAAGAGGAAACCCCATGCTAA
- a CDS encoding cysteine hydrolase family protein, which translates to MANPNSSSKESFDPLRDSYRETVTEIPAVVESLERGRTALLVVDLQYLDAAPGYGVFAHLPKEQVPKEVPEFYYFDQLERIVLPNVRRLQDTFRANGLEVIHTRIQSLTKDGRDRGPQHKRLGLYAPPGSKEAEFLPEIAPQGDEIIINKTASGVFSSTNLSYVLRNLGITGLFVAGVYSNECVSTAIRDACDLGFYTTLIEDGCTTVTPELQKATIQTMKDRYARVMSTHEAIEEINQVVPP; encoded by the coding sequence ATGGCCAATCCAAACTCATCCTCAAAAGAAAGTTTTGATCCATTACGGGACAGCTACCGGGAGACCGTGACAGAAATCCCTGCCGTTGTGGAATCCTTAGAAAGGGGCCGCACCGCGCTGCTGGTCGTAGACTTACAATATCTGGATGCAGCACCTGGCTATGGGGTTTTTGCCCATTTACCCAAGGAGCAAGTCCCTAAAGAGGTCCCCGAATTCTATTACTTTGACCAGCTAGAACGAATCGTCTTACCGAATGTACGGCGCCTACAAGACACCTTTCGAGCCAATGGCTTGGAGGTAATCCACACCCGCATCCAGTCCTTGACAAAAGACGGCCGTGATCGCGGCCCCCAACATAAACGCTTAGGACTCTATGCTCCACCAGGCTCTAAGGAGGCTGAATTTCTGCCAGAAATCGCTCCCCAAGGAGATGAAATCATTATTAATAAAACCGCCAGCGGCGTTTTTAGCTCCACCAATTTGTCCTATGTCTTGCGCAACTTAGGAATTACGGGCCTATTCGTAGCTGGAGTCTATAGCAATGAATGTGTCTCCACAGCTATTCGTGACGCCTGCGATCTCGGTTTCTATACGACTTTGATCGAGGATGGTTGCACCACGGTTACTCCTGAACTGCAAAAGGCGACCATACAAACTATGAAAGATCGTTATGCACGAGTCATGTCTACCCATGAGGCCATTGAAGAAATCAACCAGGTGGTACCCCCATGA
- a CDS encoding Zn-dependent hydrolase — translation MAKSLRVNFERLQADVEALARIGRHENYSLYRMAFSEGDRAAREWLQKRIQEAGLDLYVDGAANIHARFNWDGQRPSIMIGSHIDTVPGAGHLDGALGVLVGLECLRRFKELGLSLRYGVEATAFTDEEGRFGGLLGSQAICGQLTPEAIYNARDLDGISLSQAMTAQGLNPSDILRARRKPESLLAFLELHIEQGPVLEREGVSIGVVEGIVGLFKWEVTLKGTANHAGTTPMDMRQDAFQGLAEFAGEIPRILEENGSARSVATIGRVEIFPGAANVVPGSVKFSLDVRDTEAVILKDLADAFRRALSAIARRRGLMFEFEVLSEIEPVKCDPGLMEAIFDAARNLGVEPLQMPSGAAHDTQIMATLTRAGMIFVPSQGGRSHSPAEWTPWEDIETGANVALNTLYQLAH, via the coding sequence ATGGCGAAGTCCCTCAGGGTAAACTTCGAGCGGCTTCAAGCGGATGTGGAGGCCTTGGCCCGCATTGGCCGGCATGAAAATTACAGCCTTTACCGCATGGCCTTTAGCGAAGGTGACCGAGCTGCCCGCGAATGGCTCCAAAAACGGATCCAAGAAGCAGGATTAGATCTGTATGTGGATGGCGCTGCCAATATCCATGCCCGCTTCAATTGGGATGGTCAGCGCCCCAGCATCATGATCGGCTCCCATATTGATACGGTACCGGGGGCCGGCCACCTCGATGGGGCCCTAGGGGTATTGGTTGGACTGGAGTGCCTGCGCCGCTTCAAGGAGCTGGGGCTGTCTTTGCGCTATGGGGTAGAAGCTACCGCTTTTACCGATGAGGAAGGGCGTTTCGGTGGCCTGCTAGGCTCTCAGGCCATCTGCGGTCAGCTTACCCCTGAGGCTATTTACAATGCCCGCGACCTGGACGGAATTAGCCTCTCCCAGGCGATGACGGCCCAGGGCCTTAATCCCTCGGATATCCTGCGGGCCCGGCGCAAGCCGGAAAGCCTGCTAGCCTTTCTAGAACTTCATATTGAGCAGGGCCCCGTCTTAGAACGAGAGGGGGTCAGTATTGGTGTGGTTGAAGGAATTGTCGGCTTGTTCAAATGGGAGGTCACCCTTAAGGGAACCGCCAACCATGCCGGCACCACGCCCATGGACATGCGCCAGGATGCCTTTCAAGGCCTGGCTGAGTTTGCTGGAGAAATCCCCCGGATCCTGGAAGAAAATGGCAGTGCTCGTAGCGTAGCGACTATTGGTCGGGTAGAGATTTTTCCTGGAGCTGCCAATGTGGTTCCGGGAAGCGTCAAATTCTCACTGGATGTGCGGGACACCGAGGCGGTCATTCTTAAGGATTTGGCCGATGCCTTCCGCCGTGCCCTCTCTGCGATTGCCCGTCGCCGAGGGCTCATGTTCGAATTTGAAGTGTTGAGTGAGATTGAACCCGTCAAGTGTGACCCAGGCCTCATGGAGGCCATTTTTGACGCGGCCCGAAATCTTGGAGTGGAGCCTTTGCAGATGCCAAGCGGAGCGGCCCACGATACCCAAATCATGGCAACTCTTACCCGGGCAGGTATGATTTTTGTCCCCAGCCAAGGAGGGCGTAGTCATTCCCCCGCCGAATGGACTCCCTGGGAGGATATCGAAACCGGAGCAAACGTAGCATTAAATACGCTCTATCAACTAGCCCACTAA
- a CDS encoding HAMP domain-containing sensor histidine kinase, with the protein MIVALPLSTGLIIATVEMEYLARQSTAAVYKSVRVTQGSRILGQQLIAMERAVRQFQVLNDPALYQAYMTNRSKFQDILGQMLELPLSEEQRQGFGALARKENEIYDILRLNILDSDASKQAINQFPGLARQAQALLAESNQLVGEEVNALQETARKAKEWLFWQALILIPAAVVLAGLVTVLIRRYFRQFDNSIRRLGDGDFETPIEVMGPRDLEALGQQLDWLRQRLVELEEAKTKFLRHVSHELKTPLAALREGAELLCDQVTGRLNAQQLEVARILRDNSLRLQKLIEDMLSFSLAGSSQIEHVPEAVRLDQLVKIVLSDHKPTTLSKRVKLIADLKPVRILGDRERLKVIIDNLMSNALKYSPPDSSVKVKLVQESNQVHLDVCDSGPGVASEDGERIFDSFYQGRAQPLGPIKGTGLGLSIVKESVLAHGGNIELINGGQKGAHFRVTLPLTVAEQHP; encoded by the coding sequence TTGATTGTAGCCTTGCCCTTGTCCACCGGGCTAATTATCGCCACTGTGGAAATGGAATATTTGGCGCGCCAAAGTACGGCAGCTGTTTATAAAAGCGTTCGGGTAACCCAGGGAAGCCGAATTTTGGGACAACAGCTTATTGCGATGGAGCGTGCTGTGAGGCAGTTTCAGGTGTTGAATGACCCGGCGCTATATCAGGCCTATATGACTAATCGCAGCAAATTCCAGGATATTCTAGGGCAAATGTTAGAATTACCTCTCAGCGAGGAGCAGCGGCAAGGATTTGGCGCACTGGCGCGCAAAGAGAACGAAATTTACGATATTTTGAGGCTTAATATTTTAGATTCCGATGCCAGCAAACAAGCTATCAACCAGTTTCCTGGTTTGGCACGCCAGGCACAGGCACTGCTAGCGGAGAGTAACCAGTTAGTGGGCGAAGAGGTCAATGCTTTGCAAGAGACGGCACGCAAGGCGAAGGAGTGGCTTTTTTGGCAAGCATTAATTCTCATTCCTGCGGCAGTGGTCCTGGCCGGTTTGGTTACGGTCTTGATTAGACGGTATTTTCGTCAGTTTGATAACTCTATAAGACGCCTGGGTGATGGGGATTTTGAGACCCCTATTGAGGTGATGGGTCCCCGGGATCTGGAAGCACTAGGGCAACAATTGGATTGGTTACGACAACGCTTGGTCGAGCTAGAAGAAGCTAAAACAAAGTTTCTTCGCCACGTTTCCCACGAACTCAAAACACCTCTGGCCGCCCTGCGGGAAGGGGCGGAATTGCTTTGTGATCAGGTCACGGGCCGTTTAAATGCGCAGCAATTAGAAGTGGCCCGGATCTTACGTGACAATAGTTTGCGTTTGCAAAAGCTGATTGAGGATATGCTTAGTTTTAGCCTAGCAGGGAGTAGCCAAATCGAACATGTCCCCGAAGCCGTGCGGCTGGATCAGTTGGTTAAAATCGTGCTATCTGATCACAAGCCCACTACTCTATCGAAGCGGGTTAAGCTCATCGCGGATTTGAAGCCGGTGAGGATTTTGGGTGACCGGGAGCGTTTGAAAGTCATTATTGATAATTTAATGTCCAATGCCCTTAAGTATTCACCACCTGATAGTTCAGTGAAGGTCAAATTAGTCCAAGAAAGCAATCAAGTTCACCTTGATGTGTGTGATTCGGGTCCAGGAGTTGCGTCTGAGGATGGAGAGCGGATATTTGATTCCTTCTATCAAGGCAGGGCGCAGCCCCTAGGCCCCATTAAAGGGACCGGTTTAGGCCTTTCAATTGTAAAAGAAAGCGTCCTCGCCCATGGAGGTAATATTGAACTTATCAATGGGGGTCAAAAGGGAGCCCATTTTCGAGTTACTCTGCCCTTGACAGTGGCGGAGCAGCACCCATGA